The following are encoded in a window of Telmatobacter sp. DSM 110680 genomic DNA:
- a CDS encoding FmdB family zinc ribbon protein, translated as MPLYAYRCTTCGNKFEKIQNFSAEPETICPKCDNATLIRPLTAPRLNFKGAGWYINDYASKSSDSSSDSTSESKPSESKEAPKSSDKPAAPSTPPTAPSTSASTPKSSTDS; from the coding sequence TTGCCTCTTTACGCCTATCGCTGCACAACCTGCGGCAACAAATTCGAAAAAATTCAGAACTTCTCCGCCGAGCCGGAGACCATCTGCCCCAAGTGCGACAACGCCACGCTCATCCGCCCGCTCACCGCCCCCCGCCTCAACTTCAAAGGCGCAGGATGGTACATCAACGACTACGCCTCGAAAAGCTCCGACTCGTCGTCGGACTCTACCAGCGAGTCCAAGCCCTCCGAATCCAAAGAAGCGCCAAAATCGAGCGACAAGCCAGCAGCACCATCCACTCCCCCAACCGCGCCATCCACCTCCGCCTCGACGCCCAAGTCCTCCACCGACAGCTAG
- a CDS encoding DUF2911 domain-containing protein codes for MKPLVVCAAFLLATTGLLAQQGGPPKSPPAKATASIGGHEISIVYSAPGVKGREGKIFTKDGLISHNPHYPVWRAGANSATTLHTDGDLMIGDLSVPKGDYTLFVDISDPDNWTLIVNKKLGEWGLAYDGSQDLGKTKMTMSKPPAMVENLLYTITDNGGGKGTITLAWEDHSASVPVTVHK; via the coding sequence ATGAAACCTCTCGTCGTCTGTGCCGCATTTCTTCTAGCCACTACCGGTCTTCTCGCCCAACAGGGCGGCCCGCCCAAGAGCCCGCCGGCAAAGGCCACGGCCAGCATCGGCGGCCACGAAATCAGCATCGTCTACTCCGCGCCGGGCGTGAAAGGCCGCGAAGGCAAAATCTTCACAAAGGACGGCCTCATCAGCCACAACCCCCACTATCCCGTGTGGCGCGCCGGAGCCAACTCCGCTACCACCCTCCACACCGACGGCGACCTCATGATCGGCGATCTCTCCGTCCCCAAGGGCGATTACACCCTTTTCGTGGACATCTCCGATCCTGACAACTGGACCCTCATCGTCAACAAGAAACTCGGCGAGTGGGGCCTTGCCTATGACGGCTCGCAGGATCTCGGCAAAACCAAGATGACCATGAGCAAGCCCCCTGCGATGGTTGAGAACCTCTTGTACACCATCACCGACAACGGCGGTGGCAAGGGAACCATCACGCTCGCGTGGGAAGACCACTCCGCGTCCGTCCCCGTCACCGTGCACAAGTAG